In Capsicum annuum cultivar UCD-10X-F1 unplaced genomic scaffold, UCD10Xv1.1 ctg73694, whole genome shotgun sequence, one DNA window encodes the following:
- the LOC124894404 gene encoding putative disease resistance protein At3g14460, with translation MDVMKSLIPPPNLRLLTINGYSVSQFPTWIRQSLNNLRVLTLSECFNCTFLPPLGKLPFLEILWIRLMDELKHVGNEFLGLPGTMEVFPKLKKLRFSYCSEWKEWTNLKLEVGISIMPSLKELELNCCEKLKSLPYSFLQRVSSLESLKIKMCPCLELDLAETTHIQNIETDNGM, from the coding sequence ATGGATGTGATGAAATCTCTAATACCACCTCCAAACCTTAGATTGTTGACAATCAACGGATACAGCGTCTCTCAATTCCCAACATGGATTAGACAGTCCCTTAACAATCTTAGAGTTCTTACACTAAGTGAGTGTTTTAACTGCACCTTTTTGCCACCTTTAGGTAAGTTGCCATTTCTTGAAATTCTTTGGATAAGGCTTATGGATGAATTGAAACATGTGGGAAATGAATTCTTGGGCTTGCCAGGAACCATGGAAGTATTTccaaagttgaagaaattgagaTTTTCATATTGTTCAGAGTGGAAAGAATGGACAAACTTAAAATTAGAAGTTGGTATTTCAATAATGCCTAGTCTTAAGGAGTTGGAATTAAATTGTTGTGAAAAGCTTAAGAGCCTTCCATATAGTTTCCTGCAAAGAGTGTCATCACTAGAGTCTCTGAAGATCAAGATGTGCCCTTGTCTTGAACTTGATTTGGCTGAGACAACTCATATTCAAAATATAGAAACTGATAATGGGATGTGA